A single Carnobacterium alterfunditum DSM 5972 DNA region contains:
- a CDS encoding IreB family regulatory phosphoprotein, translating into MSSTDETVRFNVGDNSEKSVKETLELVYDALEEKGYNPINQIVGYLLSGDPAYIPRHKDARNLIRRHERDEIVEEIVKTYLKESGPKA; encoded by the coding sequence ATGAGTTCAACAGATGAAACAGTACGTTTTAATGTTGGTGACAACAGTGAAAAAAGTGTCAAAGAAACTTTGGAATTAGTTTATGATGCTTTAGAAGAAAAGGGATACAATCCGATCAATCAAATCGTTGGCTACTTGCTTTCAGGAGATCCTGCTTATATTCCACGTCATAAAGATGCTCGGAATCTAATCAGACGCCATGAACGTGATGAAATCGTTGAAGAGATTGTAAAGACTTATTTGAAAGAGAGTGGACCTAAAGCTTAA
- a CDS encoding DUF1292 domain-containing protein — MSHDHNHDHNNDYEHDHDHEHDHDHEHITLVDEQGNEQLYEILFTFDSDDYGKSYVFVYPAGASEGEEVELEVYSFIETDTGEQGELKPIETEEEWDMVEEVLNTFLADEEE, encoded by the coding sequence ATGTCACATGACCACAATCACGACCATAATAACGATTATGAACATGACCACGATCATGAACATGACCACGATCATGAACATATTACCCTAGTAGATGAACAAGGTAATGAACAATTATACGAAATTTTATTTACATTCGATTCAGATGACTATGGCAAATCTTATGTTTTTGTTTACCCTGCTGGTGCTAGTGAAGGAGAAGAAGTTGAACTTGAAGTTTACTCATTCATTGAAACAGACACAGGAGAACAAGGCGAATTAAAACCAATTGAAACTGAAGAAGAATGGGATATGGTTGAAGAAGTATTAAATACATTCTTAGCAGATGAAGAAGAATAG
- the alaS gene encoding alanine--tRNA ligase, producing MKKLPSNEVRQLFLDFFESKGHKVEPSASLVPFEDPTLLWINSGVATLKKYFDGSVVPENPRITNAQKSIRTNDIENVGKTARHHTLFEMLGNFSIGEYFKEEAIEWAWEFLTGEKWLDLDPEKLYVTVYPEDKEAKKIWQEKIGLTSDHIVEVADNFWDIGAGPSGPDSEIFYDRGEAFNDLAENDPENYPGGENERWLEIWNLVFSEFNHKPDGTYEPLPNKNIDTGMGLERVVSILQGAPTNFETDLFMPIIEKVQSLSKTKKYGENATDDISFKVIADHVRAVSFAIGDGALPSNEGRGYVLRRLLRRAVMHGKKLGIDEAFMFKLVPIVGNIMNSHYPEILGQEEFIVKVIKNEEERFHETINDGLTILNERISELKTKGEKRIAGSDIFKLYDTYGFPVELTEEFAHEEGLEVDHEGFEIEMTAQRDRARAARGTGKSMGVQTKLFSDLKEESRFVGYDKTAEIGTLTVIATDEELVKAAQPGEHVRLIFDQTPFYAEMGGQIADKGVVKDTAGNIVANVLDVKRAPAGQPLHVVEVLETLTVGKTYKLEVDKVLRNKITRNHTATHLLHQSLKDILGEHANQAGSSVTQNYLRFDFTHFGQITRKELDEMEQIVNEKIWESIPVVTVETNIAKAKEMGAMALFGEKYGDLVRVVNVGDYSIELCGGVHVNNTSEIGIFKIISESGIGAGVRRIEAVTSEAAYKLLQIEQRILNEVAELVKAQQTQDVSLKVQQLQSELKEVQKENESVQAKLANDQAGDIFNNIQEINGVTIVAAEVDVKDMNQLRQLADQWKNKAISNVLALGFSNEGKVNLLTAIDPETIKKGFKAGDLIKTIAPLVGGGGGGRPDMAQAGGKNPAGLKDALAKVPEWVNEKK from the coding sequence ATGAAAAAATTACCAAGTAACGAAGTTCGTCAATTATTTTTAGATTTTTTTGAATCAAAAGGACACAAAGTTGAGCCAAGTGCGTCACTAGTTCCTTTTGAAGATCCAACATTACTATGGATAAATTCCGGAGTAGCAACACTGAAAAAATATTTTGATGGATCTGTGGTTCCCGAAAATCCTAGAATTACAAATGCACAAAAAAGTATTCGTACTAATGATATTGAAAATGTTGGGAAAACGGCTCGCCACCATACGTTATTTGAAATGCTTGGAAATTTTTCGATCGGTGAGTATTTTAAAGAAGAAGCAATCGAGTGGGCATGGGAATTTTTAACAGGAGAGAAGTGGTTAGATTTAGATCCTGAAAAATTATATGTGACCGTTTATCCTGAAGATAAAGAAGCTAAAAAGATTTGGCAAGAAAAAATCGGTTTAACTAGTGACCATATAGTAGAAGTGGCCGACAATTTTTGGGATATCGGTGCCGGTCCAAGCGGTCCAGATTCTGAAATTTTTTATGATCGTGGTGAAGCATTTAATGACTTGGCTGAAAATGATCCGGAAAATTATCCAGGAGGAGAAAATGAACGTTGGTTGGAAATTTGGAATTTAGTTTTCTCTGAATTCAATCACAAACCTGATGGTACTTATGAACCATTACCCAATAAAAATATTGATACAGGTATGGGATTGGAACGTGTCGTCTCTATTTTACAAGGTGCACCAACAAACTTTGAAACGGACTTATTTATGCCAATCATCGAAAAAGTGCAGTCATTGAGCAAAACTAAAAAATATGGCGAAAATGCAACAGATGATATTTCATTTAAAGTTATTGCAGATCATGTTCGCGCTGTAAGCTTTGCTATCGGTGATGGTGCTTTGCCTTCTAATGAAGGACGCGGGTATGTATTGCGTCGCTTATTGCGTCGTGCTGTCATGCATGGTAAAAAATTAGGTATCGATGAAGCCTTTATGTTTAAACTGGTTCCTATTGTCGGAAACATAATGAACAGCCATTATCCTGAAATTCTGGGACAAGAAGAATTTATCGTTAAAGTCATCAAAAATGAAGAAGAACGATTCCATGAAACAATCAATGATGGATTAACTATTTTAAATGAGCGAATCAGCGAATTAAAAACAAAAGGTGAAAAAAGAATTGCAGGATCTGACATTTTCAAATTGTATGATACTTATGGATTTCCAGTTGAATTGACGGAAGAATTTGCACATGAGGAAGGTCTTGAAGTGGACCATGAAGGATTCGAAATAGAAATGACAGCTCAAAGAGATCGTGCTCGTGCAGCTCGTGGCACTGGAAAATCAATGGGTGTTCAAACAAAATTATTCTCAGATTTAAAAGAAGAGAGTCGGTTTGTAGGGTACGATAAAACAGCTGAAATCGGCACTTTAACAGTTATTGCAACGGATGAAGAACTCGTAAAGGCAGCACAACCAGGGGAACACGTCCGCTTAATTTTTGACCAAACGCCATTTTACGCTGAAATGGGTGGGCAAATTGCCGATAAAGGTGTGGTCAAAGACACTGCAGGTAATATTGTAGCAAATGTACTAGATGTTAAGAGAGCTCCAGCAGGGCAACCATTGCATGTAGTAGAAGTACTTGAGACGCTAACGGTTGGAAAAACCTACAAGCTAGAAGTTGATAAAGTTTTAAGAAATAAAATAACTAGAAATCACACGGCTACTCATTTATTGCATCAGTCATTAAAAGATATTTTAGGCGAACATGCAAATCAAGCAGGTTCATCAGTAACTCAGAATTATTTACGTTTTGACTTTACACATTTTGGTCAAATCACACGAAAAGAATTAGATGAAATGGAACAAATCGTAAATGAAAAAATATGGGAATCTATCCCAGTCGTTACAGTAGAAACAAATATCGCTAAAGCTAAAGAAATGGGTGCAATGGCATTATTCGGCGAAAAATATGGTGATTTAGTCCGTGTTGTAAATGTCGGCGACTATTCGATAGAATTATGTGGTGGTGTTCATGTCAATAATACGAGTGAAATCGGCATCTTTAAGATTATTTCTGAATCAGGAATAGGGGCTGGCGTTCGTAGAATTGAAGCTGTAACTAGTGAAGCTGCTTATAAGTTGCTGCAAATAGAACAAAGAATTTTGAACGAAGTAGCTGAATTAGTAAAAGCTCAACAAACACAAGATGTTTCTCTAAAAGTGCAACAATTGCAAAGTGAATTAAAAGAGGTTCAAAAAGAAAATGAATCAGTACAAGCAAAACTAGCAAATGACCAAGCTGGCGATATCTTCAATAATATACAAGAAATTAATGGTGTAACAATTGTCGCTGCTGAAGTTGATGTGAAAGATATGAATCAACTGCGTCAATTAGCAGATCAATGGAAAAATAAAGCAATTTCAAATGTTTTAGCATTAGGTTTTTCAAATGAAGGAAAAGTTAATTTGTTGACGGCTATTGATCCTGAAACAATCAAAAAAGGATTTAAAGCTGGCGATCTGATCAAAACGATTGCTCCGCTCGTTGGCGGTGGAGGTGGTGGACGTCCTGATATGGCTCAAGCAGGCGGCAAGAATCCAGCAGGTTTAAAAGATGCATTAGCTAAAGTTCCAGAATGGGTCAATGAAAAGAAATAA
- a CDS encoding IS30 family transposase produces MTYTHLTTDELVMIESYYHQNISVAKIAIYLNRTRTPIYAVINFLKEGHTALEYYQQYKENKKHCGRHRIVLPKQQQAYIKDKVAQGWTPDVIIGRAEEPIKCSVRTLYRQFKEKIFDETTLPMKGKRKPNGHKERRGKQAFKRNIAEREKDYPQFNKEFGHIEGDTIVGVQHKSAVITLVERLSKVIITLKPKGRKASDIELAMNRWFQVIPRNLFHSITFDCGKEFSNWKSICNQHDVAIYFADPGTPSQRALNENSNGLLRKDGLPKEMDFNQVDQSFVSSVADKRNNIPRKSLKYQTPLEVFLSYMSEDILSSLI; encoded by the coding sequence ATGACCTACACACATCTTACCACGGATGAGCTAGTGATGATAGAATCTTATTACCACCAAAATATCTCAGTTGCCAAAATAGCCATCTATTTAAACCGAACTCGTACACCCATTTATGCCGTCATTAACTTCTTAAAAGAAGGCCATACGGCCCTTGAGTATTACCAACAGTATAAGGAAAATAAAAAACATTGTGGGCGTCACAGAATCGTTCTCCCAAAGCAACAACAGGCCTACATTAAAGATAAAGTCGCTCAAGGTTGGACTCCTGATGTCATTATCGGTCGGGCGGAAGAGCCCATTAAGTGTTCTGTCCGTACCCTTTACCGCCAATTCAAAGAAAAAATCTTTGATGAAACGACACTCCCAATGAAGGGTAAAAGAAAGCCAAATGGTCATAAAGAACGTCGAGGAAAACAAGCTTTCAAGCGGAATATCGCAGAAAGAGAGAAAGACTACCCTCAATTCAATAAAGAATTTGGCCATATAGAAGGTGACACCATTGTAGGTGTCCAACATAAAAGTGCGGTCATAACGTTAGTGGAACGTTTGTCGAAAGTCATTATTACCTTGAAACCCAAGGGACGCAAGGCCAGTGATATTGAACTAGCTATGAATCGCTGGTTTCAAGTCATTCCAAGAAATTTATTCCACTCCATAACGTTTGATTGTGGAAAAGAATTTTCTAACTGGAAATCAATATGCAACCAACATGATGTTGCTATTTATTTCGCAGATCCTGGAACACCTTCACAACGCGCTTTGAATGAAAATTCGAATGGTTTGCTACGAAAAGATGGCTTACCAAAAGAAATGGACTTTAATCAAGTCGACCAATCGTTTGTTTCCTCCGTTGCAGACAAGAGAAATAATATTCCAAGAAAATCATTGAAGTATCAAACACCATTGGAAGTATTTTTGAGTTACATGAGTGAAGATATTTTGTCTAGCTTAATTTGA
- the ruvX gene encoding Holliday junction resolvase RuvX — MRTMGLDVGSKTVGVAVSDPFGWTAQGIEIVKINEIQEEYGVDRIGELINSYEVTKVVIGLPKNMNNSIGPRAEASLRYAELIKETFKLPVILQDERLTTVQAERMLIEEGNTSRAKRKKVIDKLAAVIILQNYLNQNQN, encoded by the coding sequence ATGAGAACAATGGGATTAGATGTCGGTTCCAAGACTGTTGGTGTAGCAGTTAGTGATCCATTTGGCTGGACAGCACAGGGAATTGAAATCGTTAAAATTAATGAAATACAAGAAGAATATGGGGTAGATCGTATTGGCGAATTGATCAACAGTTATGAAGTTACAAAAGTAGTGATCGGTTTACCTAAAAATATGAATAATTCTATCGGTCCCCGAGCAGAAGCTTCTCTACGGTATGCCGAATTGATCAAAGAAACGTTTAAATTACCGGTAATTTTGCAAGATGAGCGGTTAACGACTGTTCAAGCTGAAAGAATGCTCATAGAAGAAGGCAATACGTCTAGGGCTAAGAGAAAAAAAGTGATCGATAAGTTGGCTGCAGTTATAATTCTTCAAAATTATTTGAATCAAAATCAAAACTAG
- a CDS encoding ISL3 family transposase — protein MSHNNCIRTALDLKDKNIFFDEKFCEEKRIKGFRSKVFYATLTYKPTHCECCGMKNHAYSIVKNGYLTSRVKWVSSTHYATSIRLKKQRFLCRACGVTFVARSPEIEEGCFIAKRVKQSIAVELADTISIKDLSKRHFVSPTTVDRVLKQLNQSVKNTFKSLPQHLSFDEFQSVKNVEGKMSFIYSNADTHEPIDILPTRLLLALRRHFLRYPYKTRMNVKTIVVDMNAAYFTLVKDLFPNAKVIIDRFHIVQLISRSLNQTRVQTMKQFHTSNSEDLKNYRKFKRYWQLLLKDSDDLNFKDYRYQRLFKKPLPNTEIIDYLLTLDETLKATYDLYQNLLYYSKKNDYKGFKNLVLKASPKELSPFMQTALKTLRKHLPRIKHTFMYPYSNGALEGSINKIKVIKRVAYGYRNFQNFRCRILISFKARRL, from the coding sequence ATGTCTCATAATAATTGTATCCGAACTGCACTTGATTTAAAAGATAAAAATATCTTTTTTGATGAAAAATTTTGCGAGGAGAAACGAATCAAAGGGTTCAGATCAAAAGTTTTCTATGCCACTTTAACGTACAAACCCACTCACTGTGAGTGTTGTGGGATGAAGAACCACGCCTACTCTATTGTAAAGAATGGGTATTTAACCTCTAGGGTTAAATGGGTCAGTTCGACTCATTATGCAACGTCTATTCGATTAAAGAAGCAGCGGTTTCTTTGTAGAGCATGCGGTGTTACCTTTGTTGCACGTTCTCCTGAAATTGAAGAAGGTTGCTTCATCGCTAAACGGGTCAAACAGTCTATCGCGGTTGAATTAGCCGACACTATTTCTATAAAAGACCTGTCTAAACGGCATTTTGTTTCTCCTACCACTGTAGACAGAGTCTTGAAACAACTCAATCAGTCTGTTAAAAATACCTTCAAATCCTTGCCGCAACACCTCTCTTTCGATGAATTTCAATCCGTTAAAAACGTCGAAGGAAAAATGAGCTTTATTTATTCGAATGCAGACACACATGAACCAATCGATATCTTGCCAACTCGGCTGCTACTAGCTTTACGCCGTCACTTTCTTCGCTATCCCTATAAGACGAGGATGAACGTAAAAACGATTGTCGTAGACATGAACGCGGCCTACTTTACATTAGTTAAAGATCTCTTTCCTAATGCTAAAGTGATCATTGACCGTTTCCATATCGTTCAGTTGATATCACGCTCGTTGAATCAAACCAGAGTTCAAACAATGAAACAATTCCATACCTCTAATTCAGAAGATTTAAAGAATTACAGAAAATTTAAAAGGTACTGGCAACTCCTGTTAAAGGATTCAGACGACTTAAATTTTAAGGATTACCGCTATCAACGACTCTTTAAAAAACCTTTACCGAATACAGAAATCATCGACTACCTACTTACGCTCGACGAGACTCTTAAAGCGACGTATGATTTGTATCAAAATCTTCTTTATTATTCTAAAAAAAATGACTATAAAGGGTTTAAAAACCTTGTACTTAAGGCTTCTCCTAAAGAGTTATCTCCTTTTATGCAGACTGCCCTTAAAACCCTGCGTAAACACTTGCCTAGGATAAAACATACTTTTATGTATCCCTATTCTAACGGTGCTTTAGAAGGGTCAATCAATAAAATAAAAGTCATCAAACGGGTTGCTTATGGTTATCGGAATTTTCAGAACTTTAGATGTCGTATTTTGATTAGTTTTAAAGCACGCCGATTGTAA